One genomic region from Brevinematales bacterium encodes:
- a CDS encoding electron transfer flavoprotein subunit alpha/FixB family protein → MSTNEVWVFIEQHDGKISDVSLELLGKGCDLAKTLNVKTGAVIPGGKVKDLAPLLFSYGADTVYIAEDPSLARYTTLPYARTMADMIKQYQPQIVLYGATVTGRDLAPRIASEIRVGLTADCTNLKIGDFTRKDKQYKNILYQIRPAFGGNIIATIVSPDHRPQMATVREGVMKMNAVDKSRKGEVVEFTPTIAKDIIRTEVLKRIQHEKSVNLKGAHIIVSGGIGVGSKDNFKLIHDLAHILGAEVGASRAAVDAGFIPKDHQVGQTGTTVRPKLYIAIGISGSIQHMAGMSESNRVIAINNDPEAPIFKLAHYGIVGDLNEVIPRFIEVYKSLKK, encoded by the coding sequence ATGAGCACGAATGAAGTATGGGTATTTATAGAACAGCATGACGGAAAGATTTCCGATGTCAGTCTCGAACTGCTCGGGAAAGGCTGCGATCTTGCTAAAACGTTGAATGTGAAAACCGGCGCGGTTATTCCCGGCGGTAAAGTCAAAGACCTAGCGCCCTTATTGTTCAGCTACGGCGCGGATACGGTCTATATCGCCGAGGATCCCTCGCTCGCGCGTTACACCACGCTGCCGTATGCGAGAACGATGGCGGATATGATCAAGCAGTACCAGCCGCAGATCGTACTTTACGGAGCGACAGTTACCGGGCGCGATCTCGCCCCGCGTATCGCGTCGGAAATACGCGTAGGCCTGACAGCCGACTGTACGAACCTTAAAATCGGCGACTTTACGAGAAAAGACAAACAGTATAAGAACATCTTGTACCAGATTCGTCCCGCGTTCGGCGGAAACATAATCGCAACAATCGTCAGCCCCGATCATCGCCCTCAGATGGCGACCGTTCGCGAGGGTGTGATGAAGATGAATGCCGTAGATAAATCCCGCAAGGGAGAGGTAGTCGAATTCACTCCTACTATTGCGAAGGATATTATCAGGACGGAGGTTCTGAAACGTATCCAGCATGAGAAGAGTGTCAACCTCAAGGGCGCGCATATCATCGTATCCGGGGGTATCGGCGTCGGTTCAAAGGATAACTTTAAACTGATCCACGACCTTGCGCACATCCTGGGCGCGGAAGTCGGCGCATCCCGCGCGGCTGTGGACGCCGGATTTATCCCGAAAGACCATCAGGTCGGACAGACCGGTACGACTGTACGTCCCAAACTCTATATTGCTATCGGTATATCCGGTTCTATCCAGCATATGGCCGGTATGAGCGAATCCAACCGCGTTATCGCGATCAATAACGATCCCGAAGCGCCTATTTTCAAGCTCGCTCATTATGGGATTGTCGGCGATCTCAATGAAGTGATCCCTCGCTTTATTGAAGTATATAAATCACTCAAGAAGTAA
- the lptB gene encoding LPS export ABC transporter ATP-binding protein translates to MFLKEKEDVTQFLSGEGIVADNLVKVYKKRRVVNGVSFHIKQGEVVGLLGPNGAGKTTTFYMIVGLVRPEDGTVLLDGKDIVYRPMFQRARMGIGYLPQEMSIFRKLSVEDNIKAVLDIQGKSKDEINQITDDLIDELGLNKIRKQQGYTLSGGEKRRTEVARILAIHPRFLLLDEPFTGIDPIAIADIQKIIIHLKNERGLGILITDHNVRETLKIVDRAYVIHEGKILVSGNNDDLVSNEEARRIYLGRDFSM, encoded by the coding sequence ATGTTTTTAAAGGAAAAGGAAGATGTTACACAATTTCTTTCTGGTGAAGGCATTGTCGCTGATAACCTGGTTAAGGTCTATAAAAAACGCCGGGTCGTAAACGGGGTAAGTTTCCATATTAAGCAAGGCGAAGTTGTTGGACTGCTCGGCCCTAACGGCGCGGGAAAGACGACTACATTTTATATGATTGTAGGATTGGTTCGCCCGGAAGACGGCACCGTACTTTTAGACGGTAAGGATATTGTTTACCGGCCGATGTTCCAGCGGGCGAGAATGGGAATAGGTTATCTGCCCCAGGAAATGTCGATATTCCGCAAACTCAGCGTCGAAGATAATATAAAAGCGGTTCTCGATATTCAGGGGAAATCCAAGGACGAAATAAATCAAATTACTGACGATCTGATCGATGAATTAGGATTGAATAAAATCCGCAAACAGCAGGGCTACACGTTATCCGGGGGCGAGAAGAGAAGGACTGAGGTCGCTAGAATTCTCGCGATTCACCCGCGTTTTCTACTCCTTGACGAACCGTTTACCGGTATAGATCCGATCGCGATTGCCGATATTCAGAAAATTATAATCCATTTGAAAAATGAACGTGGGTTGGGCATATTGATTACCGACCATAATGTCCGTGAGACATTGAAAATAGTCGACCGCGCGTATGTTATTCACGAGGGAAAGATTCTTGTCAGCGGAAACAATGACGATTTGGTCAGTAACGAGGAAGCGAGGAGAATTTACTTAGGTAGAGATTTCTCAATGTAA
- the deoC gene encoding deoxyribose-phosphate aldolase has product MTIPNNFAKYFDHTNLKADCRERDIKKLCAEARAHGFFSVCVNPAWVKNCVRWLKESDVKVCTVIGFPLGANRNTIKASEIKKAIADGAEEVDMVINISKLKDKRLPYIRNELIRCKKAAGDKVLKVIIETCFLTDAEKETAVKLCIEAGCDFVKTSTGFGSGGATEEDIQLMKRIGGNSIRIKASGGIKTLETALNLIHAGADRIGSSNSVAILTEAVK; this is encoded by the coding sequence ATGACAATCCCAAATAATTTTGCGAAGTACTTCGATCATACAAACCTGAAGGCCGACTGCCGCGAGCGCGATATCAAGAAGCTCTGCGCTGAAGCTAGAGCACATGGGTTTTTCTCGGTCTGCGTCAATCCGGCATGGGTAAAAAACTGCGTGCGATGGCTGAAAGAATCCGATGTAAAAGTCTGTACGGTGATCGGTTTCCCGTTGGGAGCGAACCGAAACACGATAAAAGCAAGCGAGATAAAAAAAGCGATTGCTGACGGCGCGGAAGAAGTTGATATGGTTATAAATATCAGCAAGCTGAAAGATAAAAGACTTCCTTACATCCGTAACGAATTAATTCGTTGTAAAAAAGCCGCCGGTGATAAAGTCCTGAAAGTGATCATCGAGACATGCTTTCTTACTGACGCGGAAAAAGAAACCGCTGTAAAACTATGTATAGAAGCCGGATGTGATTTCGTAAAAACATCCACCGGATTCGGTTCCGGCGGCGCGACAGAAGAAGATATACAATTAATGAAAAGAATAGGAGGCAACAGCATCCGTATTAAGGCTTCCGGTGGCATTAAAACTCTTGAAACTGCGTTAAATCTGATTCATGCCGGAGCCGACAGAATCGGTTCCAGCAATTCAGTCGCGATTTTAACGGAAGCAGTTAAGTAA
- a CDS encoding acyl-CoA dehydrogenase, which produces MPNFYRDNDDILFHMKHIDLNRAIELKEDNFAEKGKVDYAPSNNADAMDSYQRILDIVGDLAGNFIDPRATEVDLEEAHFENGEVRYAKGTQESMDRLKQADLMGFTLPRKYGGLNCPITLYSIAIEIVSRADASLMNLFGLQDIAETINKFADEDIKMKFLPRFCSGEVTGSMALTEPDAGSDLQAVNLKAYQDDKGQWRLKGVKRFITNGCGEISLVLARSEEGTSDGRGLSMFVYERDKYMKIRRIEHKYGIHGSPTCELQFNDAPAILVGKRKYGLIKYVMSLMNGARLAISAQGVGIAEAAYREANKYATERIQFKKSIREFMAVKELLANMKMKVEAARTLLYETSVIVDIKEGLEHQVEKHPEMDKELREDTKLYTQFAALMTPMSKAYSTEIANQVAYDAIQVHGGTGFMREFKVERFARDARITNIYEGTTQLQVVAAIGGVVKGVFEELTAKYEKEFDFTEVEELHKKVREMHKLALDAIHYVKEKADEDYQEYHARRLVEMSMNTIIGYLMLRDARYSERKKDIAQFFIDFAVPENKMKHDIIVNDTKTLLERSAAILNEKIEA; this is translated from the coding sequence ATGCCGAATTTTTATCGTGATAATGATGACATTTTGTTCCATATGAAGCATATTGACCTAAACCGCGCAATAGAGCTGAAAGAGGACAATTTCGCTGAAAAAGGTAAGGTCGACTATGCCCCGTCTAACAACGCTGATGCGATGGATTCCTACCAGAGAATTCTCGATATCGTTGGCGACCTTGCGGGTAATTTTATCGACCCGCGCGCTACCGAAGTCGATCTCGAGGAAGCGCATTTCGAAAACGGCGAAGTCCGTTACGCGAAGGGTACTCAGGAATCGATGGATCGTCTCAAACAGGCCGATCTGATGGGATTTACTCTTCCCAGAAAATACGGCGGACTGAACTGCCCCATTACGCTTTATTCCATCGCGATCGAGATTGTTTCCCGCGCCGATGCGTCCCTGATGAACCTTTTCGGGTTGCAGGATATCGCGGAAACCATCAATAAATTCGCAGATGAAGATATTAAGATGAAGTTTCTCCCGCGCTTCTGTTCCGGCGAGGTGACCGGCTCTATGGCTCTCACCGAACCCGATGCGGGAAGCGACCTGCAGGCGGTCAATCTCAAGGCCTATCAGGACGATAAAGGCCAGTGGCGTTTGAAGGGCGTGAAGCGCTTCATCACCAACGGATGCGGGGAAATATCGCTGGTTCTCGCCCGCAGCGAGGAAGGCACATCCGACGGACGCGGTCTGTCGATGTTTGTTTACGAACGCGATAAATATATGAAGATACGCCGTATCGAGCATAAATACGGTATTCACGGATCTCCCACCTGCGAATTGCAGTTCAACGATGCGCCCGCGATCCTGGTCGGCAAACGGAAGTATGGCTTGATCAAGTACGTTATGTCCCTGATGAACGGCGCCCGTCTTGCGATCTCCGCGCAGGGAGTAGGTATCGCTGAAGCGGCTTACCGTGAAGCGAACAAGTACGCGACCGAACGTATCCAGTTTAAGAAATCGATACGCGAGTTCATGGCGGTCAAGGAATTGCTCGCTAATATGAAAATGAAGGTTGAAGCCGCGCGTACTTTGCTTTATGAAACATCGGTTATAGTGGATATCAAAGAAGGATTGGAGCATCAGGTTGAAAAACATCCCGAGATGGATAAAGAACTTCGTGAAGATACGAAGCTTTACACCCAGTTCGCCGCGTTGATGACTCCTATGTCGAAGGCTTATTCCACTGAAATCGCGAACCAGGTCGCCTATGACGCTATACAGGTTCACGGCGGTACAGGATTTATGCGTGAGTTCAAGGTGGAACGTTTTGCTCGCGATGCGCGTATCACCAATATCTACGAGGGCACGACACAGTTACAGGTTGTCGCGGCTATCGGCGGTGTTGTGAAGGGCGTGTTCGAGGAACTGACCGCTAAATATGAGAAGGAATTCGATTTCACCGAGGTGGAGGAGCTTCACAAGAAGGTGCGTGAAATGCATAAGCTCGCACTCGATGCTATCCACTACGTGAAGGAGAAGGCTGACGAGGATTATCAGGAATACCATGCCCGCAGACTGGTAGAGATGTCCATGAATACTATCATCGGATATCTGATGCTCCGTGATGCGAGGTATTCCGAGAGAAAGAAGGATATCGCTCAGTTCTTTATCGATTTTGCCGTTCCTGAGAACAAAATGAAGCACGATATTATTGTGAACGATACAAAGACCCTTCTTGAAAGAAGCGCGGCAATATTAAACGAGAAGATTGAAGCATAA
- a CDS encoding N-acetyltransferase, translating into MPSEEIKIRTPKVGEADKLAELINSFAKNNLMLERSVENVISNIRNFIVAELEGKIIACCAISFFSTELAEIRSVAVDASLQKMGIGKLLIAYAEDILRDDGVKKSFVLTRTPDFFSRLGYLEVPKASFPQKIWRDCTSCPFLMDCDEIAMEKSLF; encoded by the coding sequence ATGCCCTCTGAAGAGATAAAGATCAGAACCCCGAAAGTCGGGGAAGCGGATAAGCTCGCGGAACTGATTAATTCATTCGCAAAAAATAACCTGATGCTGGAAAGGTCCGTTGAAAACGTGATATCGAACATCAGGAATTTTATCGTTGCGGAATTGGAGGGGAAAATTATCGCATGCTGCGCAATCTCGTTTTTTTCCACCGAACTCGCGGAAATCCGTTCGGTTGCGGTAGATGCCTCGCTTCAAAAGATGGGCATAGGAAAGTTGCTGATTGCGTATGCTGAGGATATCCTCCGTGACGATGGAGTGAAAAAGTCTTTTGTACTCACACGTACCCCTGATTTTTTCAGTAGATTAGGTTATCTTGAGGTTCCCAAAGCAAGTTTTCCGCAGAAAATATGGAGAGATTGCACAAGCTGTCCTTTCCTGATGGACTGTGATGAAATCGCGATGGAGAAATCTTTATTTTAA
- a CDS encoding DnaJ domain-containing protein: protein MKKEQTFYDILHIDYAADKGRIKESFRRLSLKYHPDINRDSESEYIVILEAYKTLIDDKKREEYDKAIGTLINNKPESGYRIPPNRVEYCLSMKSMLQAGMKTDKRIFFSDMAKQIEQDIIFHITKSEIHSGAVGIIDIPSRSVCPVCVGQNPSCYRCEGLGFIKTVEKFRFEVPRDAKNNDIYEVDFNSFRSKMNYWNLKMKRIRIQINTI, encoded by the coding sequence ATGAAAAAAGAACAGACTTTTTATGATATTCTTCATATCGATTATGCGGCTGATAAGGGTAGAATTAAGGAAAGCTTCCGTAGGCTTTCGTTAAAGTATCACCCGGATATTAACAGGGATTCAGAATCTGAGTATATTGTGATTCTGGAAGCATATAAAACATTGATAGACGATAAGAAACGAGAGGAGTATGATAAAGCAATCGGTACTTTAATAAATAATAAGCCCGAGAGCGGTTACCGGATACCCCCGAACCGGGTTGAGTATTGTCTATCGATGAAATCGATGCTGCAGGCGGGAATGAAGACCGATAAACGCATCTTTTTTTCGGATATGGCGAAGCAGATCGAACAGGATATTATTTTTCATATCACGAAAAGCGAGATACATTCCGGGGCAGTAGGCATTATCGATATTCCTTCGCGTTCGGTTTGTCCGGTTTGTGTGGGGCAAAATCCATCGTGTTATCGATGCGAGGGATTGGGATTTATTAAAACGGTGGAGAAGTTTCGTTTTGAAGTTCCGCGCGATGCCAAGAATAACGATATTTATGAGGTCGATTTTAACAGTTTTAGGAGTAAAATGAATTATTGGAATTTGAAGATGAAACGTATTCGAATTCAGATAAATACAATTTAG
- a CDS encoding S41 family peptidase: MNLDKKNQALIVFIVVFVFGIGLITANRIFFMNNLAYGGSPSTNAMSEIADPEDDNYFKYFPMFKKAYYTLKKEYYDKDKVTAKNLFYGAIKGMLMALDDPYSVFMEPQLAKEFNIDMSAKFGGLGIHIDIRDGWLTIISPIEDTPAWKAGLKPNDKIVEIDGVTTRDITVMEAIAKLRGKPGTKVTITVVRQGIDEPFKVTLVREEIIIKTVKSAMIEEKNKNYGYVRISEFSMPTADELKKHLKDILSKKPSGLIIDLRGNPGGLLNVVVYCVDCFLDEGLIVYTRGRLSDNNSEFYAKKENTIVPMNMPVIVMIDQGSASASEIFAGAMKDTGRAVIVGMKSFGKGSVQKPFDFPEDSSIMKYTVAKYFTPGGNVIDKIGLQPDVEEKNWYEKIDNEEKNDLYKIQSTNFIKDFVAKHPKPTDADLNQFRQDMLKLNYKISMISLKWLVKMKIHESDMPNVYDLEFDDQLVKALNILDNFQNYAKKVKVYDNPK; the protein is encoded by the coding sequence ATGAATTTGGATAAAAAGAATCAGGCTCTTATAGTTTTTATTGTCGTTTTTGTATTCGGTATCGGACTGATCACAGCCAACCGGATCTTCTTTATGAATAACCTTGCTTACGGCGGATCGCCTTCTACCAACGCTATGTCCGAGATAGCCGACCCCGAGGATGATAACTACTTCAAATATTTCCCGATGTTCAAAAAAGCATACTATACCCTTAAAAAAGAATACTACGATAAAGATAAAGTTACCGCGAAAAATCTTTTCTACGGCGCGATAAAAGGGATGCTGATGGCTTTGGACGACCCTTATTCGGTATTTATGGAGCCCCAGCTCGCTAAGGAATTTAACATCGATATGAGCGCCAAATTCGGCGGATTAGGTATCCATATCGATATACGTGACGGGTGGCTTACTATCATTTCACCGATTGAGGACACCCCCGCATGGAAGGCAGGCCTCAAGCCGAACGATAAAATTGTGGAAATCGACGGAGTTACAACGCGCGATATTACTGTGATGGAGGCAATCGCGAAGCTTCGTGGGAAGCCGGGAACAAAAGTAACCATTACAGTGGTACGTCAGGGGATCGATGAGCCGTTCAAAGTTACTCTGGTTCGCGAAGAAATAATCATTAAAACCGTTAAATCCGCCATGATCGAAGAAAAGAACAAAAACTACGGATATGTCCGCATCAGCGAATTTAGTATGCCTACCGCGGACGAGCTGAAAAAGCACCTGAAAGATATATTATCCAAAAAACCCAGCGGATTAATTATCGACCTTCGCGGAAATCCCGGCGGATTACTGAATGTCGTAGTCTACTGCGTAGATTGTTTTCTCGACGAGGGTCTGATTGTTTATACCCGCGGGCGGTTATCGGATAATAACAGCGAGTTCTATGCAAAAAAAGAGAATACCATTGTCCCGATGAATATGCCGGTGATAGTTATGATCGATCAGGGCAGCGCAAGCGCATCGGAGATTTTCGCCGGAGCGATGAAAGATACCGGCCGCGCGGTTATTGTCGGTATGAAGTCGTTCGGTAAGGGTTCCGTACAGAAACCGTTCGATTTCCCAGAAGACAGTTCGATTATGAAATACACTGTCGCCAAGTATTTTACTCCCGGCGGGAATGTGATCGATAAAATCGGGCTCCAGCCCGATGTGGAAGAAAAGAACTGGTATGAAAAAATCGATAACGAAGAGAAAAACGATCTATATAAAATCCAGTCGACTAATTTTATCAAAGATTTCGTCGCAAAACATCCCAAACCGACCGATGCGGACTTGAACCAATTCCGTCAGGATATGCTGAAACTCAATTATAAAATCTCGATGATTTCCCTGAAATGGCTCGTAAAAATGAAGATTCATGAATCGGATATGCCTAATGTCTACGATCTCGAATTCGACGATCAATTAGTCAAGGCGCTGAATATACTTGATAATTTCCAAAACTATGCGAAAAAGGTTAAAGTGTATGACAATCCCAAATAA
- the trxA gene encoding thioredoxin has translation MGNLPEINDDNFKSEVLESSIPVLVDFWAEWCAPCRMIAPVIEQVSAEFSGKIKVGKMDVDSNTETPAQFGITGIPTMILFKNGAPFDKIVGAVAKNKIIDMINNAL, from the coding sequence ATGGGGAATTTACCTGAAATTAATGATGATAATTTTAAAAGTGAAGTGCTCGAATCGTCCATACCGGTACTAGTCGATTTTTGGGCTGAATGGTGCGCTCCTTGCAGAATGATCGCCCCGGTTATCGAACAGGTATCCGCGGAGTTTTCCGGTAAAATAAAAGTCGGTAAAATGGATGTTGATTCCAATACTGAAACGCCGGCACAATTCGGAATTACCGGCATACCCACTATGATCCTTTTTAAAAACGGCGCTCCTTTTGATAAAATTGTCGGAGCGGTTGCTAAGAATAAAATTATAGATATGATAAACAATGCCCTCTGA
- a CDS encoding electron transfer flavoprotein subunit beta/FixA family protein, whose protein sequence is MKYNMIVLVKQVPDTQNITGDAMTPEGTVNRSKLPAIFNPEDLNALEEALKIKDKYGGKVTVISMGPPRAADILRESLFRGADDVVLLSDKIFAGADTLATSYALSLAVKKVGEFDIILCGRQAIDGDTAQVGPQTAEKLGVNQVTYVDKIIDIKDKKITIERSIEGGYEEVSASLPVLLTVTDEANDPRPSAAKKVLAYKRAMTPLEAQSNDDDYVNGGEKNSSVIIKLWGHDDLGAAPEQCGLAGSPTMVKEIESVVLEARDFKNIDKSKDGIESLIKELMTEHIIG, encoded by the coding sequence GTGAAATACAACATGATTGTATTGGTCAAACAGGTTCCGGATACTCAGAATATCACCGGCGACGCGATGACCCCCGAAGGGACGGTCAACCGCTCGAAGCTCCCGGCGATCTTTAACCCGGAAGACCTGAATGCGCTCGAAGAAGCGTTGAAAATCAAAGATAAGTACGGCGGAAAGGTCACTGTTATCTCGATGGGGCCGCCCCGTGCCGCGGACATTTTGCGCGAAAGTTTATTCAGAGGCGCGGACGATGTGGTTCTCTTGTCGGATAAGATATTCGCCGGAGCCGATACGCTTGCCACCTCCTATGCTCTTTCGCTGGCTGTGAAGAAAGTAGGAGAGTTCGATATTATTTTATGCGGACGCCAGGCTATTGACGGCGACACCGCGCAGGTCGGCCCGCAGACTGCCGAGAAACTCGGAGTCAACCAGGTCACTTATGTCGATAAAATCATCGATATCAAAGACAAAAAGATCACTATCGAGAGATCGATCGAAGGCGGATATGAAGAAGTTTCCGCTTCTTTGCCGGTGCTTCTTACGGTTACCGACGAGGCTAACGATCCCCGTCCGTCTGCCGCCAAGAAAGTGCTCGCGTATAAGCGCGCGATGACGCCTCTCGAGGCGCAGTCCAACGATGACGATTATGTCAACGGCGGAGAGAAGAACTCGAGCGTGATCATCAAGCTATGGGGACATGATGATCTCGGAGCCGCTCCCGAACAGTGCGGTTTGGCCGGTTCTCCCACTATGGTGAAAGAAATCGAAAGCGTCGTTCTCGAAGCTCGCGATTTCAAGAATATTGATAAGTCGAAAGACGGCATAGAGTCCCTGATAAAGGAACTCATGACCGAACATATCATTGGTTAG
- a CDS encoding acetyl-CoA carboxylase carboxyltransferase subunit beta: MAWFLKQKYNIKKGVHHPVQDGLWHKCPSCNSMIYNKDWEENLKVCPNCEFHDKLNAFERIQSLIDPGTFNETNNNIVSVNPLDFNDGKIRYELKVHGAMEKTMLKEAVVIGHGKLNGVSVELAVMDFSFLGGSMGSVVGEKITIAIEEAIKHKRPMLIFSASGGARMHEGILSLMQMAKTSAALKRLSDAGELFISVLTDPTTGGVTASFAMLGDIIISEPEALIGFAGPRVIEQTIRQKLPPGFQRAAFLQDHGFVDIIVKRKDLKKTIFELINYTH, from the coding sequence ATGGCGTGGTTTTTAAAGCAGAAATATAATATTAAAAAAGGGGTGCATCACCCGGTTCAGGACGGGCTTTGGCATAAATGTCCATCCTGCAATTCGATGATCTACAACAAGGATTGGGAAGAAAACCTGAAGGTATGTCCGAACTGCGAGTTCCATGACAAATTGAACGCGTTCGAACGTATCCAGTCATTAATCGACCCGGGTACATTTAATGAAACGAATAATAATATCGTTTCGGTTAACCCGTTGGATTTTAACGACGGTAAAATACGCTATGAATTAAAAGTACATGGCGCAATGGAAAAAACCATGTTAAAAGAGGCCGTCGTGATAGGACATGGCAAGTTGAACGGTGTATCCGTAGAACTTGCCGTCATGGATTTCAGCTTCCTCGGCGGAAGTATGGGGTCTGTAGTCGGCGAAAAGATAACGATTGCTATCGAAGAAGCGATTAAACATAAACGCCCCATGCTGATATTCAGCGCTTCCGGCGGAGCGCGTATGCATGAGGGGATTCTTTCCCTGATGCAGATGGCTAAAACCTCCGCGGCGTTAAAACGTCTCTCCGATGCAGGCGAATTATTTATTTCTGTCTTAACAGACCCCACCACCGGAGGGGTCACCGCCTCGTTCGCGATGCTGGGAGATATTATTATTTCCGAGCCTGAGGCTCTCATCGGATTCGCAGGCCCCCGTGTTATCGAACAAACGATACGTCAGAAACTTCCGCCCGGTTTTCAGCGCGCCGCGTTTCTACAGGATCATGGATTTGTCGATATTATCGTGAAACGAAAGGATTTGAAGAAAACGATATTTGAATTGATAAACTATACTCATTAA